In one Lolium rigidum isolate FL_2022 chromosome 3, APGP_CSIRO_Lrig_0.1, whole genome shotgun sequence genomic region, the following are encoded:
- the LOC124699152 gene encoding laccase-22 codes for MRNMTRLCSTKPILTVNGKFPGPALYTREGDNVLVKVVNHVPHNITIHWHGVRQIRTGWYDGPAYITQCPIQPGSSFLYNFTVTGQRGTLFWHAHINWLRATVHGAIVILPKLGVPYPFPAPHKEAVVVLGEWWKADTETVINQAMQLGVGPNISDSHTINGHPGPMSDCASSQDGFKINVENGKTYMLRIINAALNDDLFFKLAGHKLTVVEVDAVYTKPYKTDILLITPGQTTNVLVTADQSAGRYLLSVSPFMDAPLQVDNKTGTAILNYANTISATARLTFVKPPPQNATPIASKFVESLRSLNSKEYPANVPQTVEHSLFLTIGVGVNPCPNCINGTRVVGAINNLTFVMPSTPILQANYYNIPGVFTEDFPATPPHKFNYTGSGPKNLQTMNGTRVYRLPYNASVQVLLQDTGILSTESHPIHLHGFNFFVVGRGVGNYNPKTSPLTFNLIDPVERNTIGVPTGGWTAIRFRADNPGVWFMHCHFEVHTSWGLKMVFVVDNGKGPSETLIPPPKDLPQC; via the exons ATGAGGAACATGACACGACTTTGCTCAACCAAGCCCATCCTCACCGTGAATGGCAAGTTCCCGGGGCCGGCCCTCTATACAAGAGAAGGCGATAATGTTCTTGTCAAGGTCGTCAATCATGTACCTCACAACATTACCATCCACTG GCATGGGGTAAGGCAGATCAGGACCGGGTGGTATGATGGACCGGCCTACATTACACAGTGCCCAATCCAGCCAGGGAGCAGCTTTCTGTACAATTTCACAGTTACCGGCCAACGTGGTACACTTTTCTGGCATGCCCATATCAACTGGCTGAGGGCTACTGTCCATGGTGCTATTGTCATCCTCCCCAAGCTTGGAGTGCCCTACCCCTTTCCTGCTCCTCACAAGGAGGCAGTTGTTGTCCTAG GGGAATGGTGGAAAGCAGACACAGAAACTGTAATTAACCAGGCCATGCAACTAGGTGTAGGACCCAATATTTCTGATTCGCACACCATCAACGGCCACCCTGGTCCGATGTCTGATTGTGCCTCCTCACAAG ACGGGTTCAAGATCAATGTCGAAAATGGCAAGACATATATGCTGCGGATCATCAATGCGGCGCTTAATGACGACCTATTCTTCAAGCTTGCCGGACACAAACTAACAGTGGTTGAGGTTGATGCAGTCTATACCAAGCCATATAAAACCGATATCCTGCTCATCACTCCAGGCCAGACCACCAATGTCCTTGTGACTGCTGACCAAAGTGCTGGCCGTTACCTTCTCTCAGTCTCTCCCTTCATGGATGCTCCCTTACAGGTTGACAACAAAACAGGCACAGCTATCTTGAACTATGCCAACACCATCTCTGCTACAGCACGCCTAACTTTCGTCAAGCCACCACCGCAAAATGCCACCCCTATTGCGTCGAAATTCGTTGAGTCACTCCGAAGCCTCAACTCCAAGGAGTACCCAGCCAATGTGCCACAGACAGTAGAGCACTCACTTTTCTTAACCATTGGTGTGGGTGTCAATCCATGCCCGAACTGCATTAATGGGACAAGAGTGGTAGGCGCAATCAACAATCTGACATTCGTTATGCCATCCACCCCAATTCTCCAAGCAAATTATTACAACATTCCAGGGGTGTTCACAGAAGACTTCCCAGCGACACCACCACACAAGTTCAACTACACAGGAAGCGGCCCAAAAAACCTTCAAACCATGAATGGAACCAGGGTTTATAGGCTGCCATACAATGCTTCAGTGCAGGTTCTACTCCAGGATACGGGGATCCTATCAACAGAAAGCCACCCAATCCATCTGCATGGCTTTAACTTTTTTGTGGTTGGGAGGGGTGTTGGGAATTACAACCCCAAGACCTCCCCTTTAACATTTAACCTCATCGATCCCGTTGAGAGAAACACCATTGGAGTTCCTACCGGAGGCTGGACAGCAATCAGATTTAGGGCTGATAACCCAG GTGTTTGGTTTATGCATTGCCATTTCGAGGTACACACGTCGTGGGGACTCAAGATGGTATTTGTGGTGGACAATGGGAAAGGGCCCAGTGAGACTCTAATTCCACCACCCAAAGATCTTCCCCAGTGCTGA